The Aequorivita sublithincola DSM 14238 genome window below encodes:
- a CDS encoding T9SS type A sorting domain-containing protein, translating to MKKTTLFFILFFTIFTAFPQGGGGDLPESWDLNLEIVPSIVRLPAIDFQNVTQQDSINDLDKTMPWRYGIEIPLSLDMQNGGLWTVLPDGGKIWQTTIQSSGALNLSINFDDVFLPMGSRLQLYNNDHTDIISTFTSSENRDEKQLGTWFVEGDIIWIEYYQPPRVQDSPRLEINSVIHGYRMGKINILYDDNRGLNDSGACNYDVNCPIGNDFDSKKDLVKKAVALLNLGNGHLCSAALTNNAINDKTPYLLTANHCLDNSNPALWSVRFNWVSPTPVCATGGDSGNLQTNFTVSGAKLRANSSVSDFALVELLNPIPNSWDVAFAGWDNTDTDPQYEVGIHHPNGDIMKICRDDSGAQKVDANGTQVWLIGGGTHGPGEGWEIGTTESGSSGSPLFDQNGRLIGQLYAGQSACTGIENNGDYDIYGRFGVSWDGENTPETSLKEWLDPTGTGHTTVETIQNLLNTQEFEFIGDLKIYPNPASTMITVMNNRYPHLSYVFSNVMGQRIRSGSLSNTMNTIAVDNLSDGVYLLYLMDEDSKDSITKKIIIKR from the coding sequence ATGAAAAAAACTACGCTTTTCTTCATTTTATTTTTTACCATTTTTACCGCCTTTCCGCAAGGTGGTGGAGGTGATTTGCCTGAAAGTTGGGATCTCAATTTAGAAATAGTGCCCAGTATTGTTCGTCTGCCAGCAATAGACTTTCAGAATGTAACCCAACAAGACAGTATTAATGATTTAGACAAAACAATGCCTTGGCGTTATGGAATAGAAATTCCATTAAGTCTTGATATGCAAAATGGCGGACTTTGGACAGTTTTGCCTGACGGCGGAAAAATCTGGCAAACAACCATACAATCTTCTGGAGCTTTAAATTTAAGTATCAATTTTGATGATGTCTTTTTGCCAATGGGTTCGCGACTTCAACTATATAATAATGACCATACCGATATAATTTCAACTTTCACTAGCTCTGAAAACCGAGACGAGAAGCAACTAGGTACTTGGTTTGTGGAAGGTGATATTATTTGGATAGAATATTACCAACCACCAAGAGTGCAAGATTCACCAAGACTTGAAATTAACAGCGTTATTCACGGTTATAGAATGGGGAAGATAAATATACTTTATGATGACAACCGAGGTTTAAATGATTCTGGGGCCTGTAATTACGATGTTAATTGCCCAATAGGTAACGATTTTGATTCAAAGAAAGATTTGGTCAAAAAGGCTGTTGCTCTACTCAATTTGGGGAATGGACATTTGTGTTCCGCAGCGCTGACCAACAATGCGATTAACGATAAAACTCCTTATTTGCTAACTGCAAATCATTGTTTGGATAATAGTAATCCTGCACTTTGGTCGGTAAGGTTCAATTGGGTTAGCCCAACGCCAGTTTGCGCTACGGGTGGCGATAGTGGCAATTTGCAGACAAACTTTACAGTTAGTGGTGCAAAGCTAAGGGCAAATAGTAGTGTGAGTGATTTCGCGCTAGTTGAACTTTTAAACCCAATTCCCAACTCTTGGGATGTGGCTTTCGCAGGTTGGGATAATACAGATACCGATCCGCAGTATGAAGTGGGAATACACCACCCAAATGGCGATATAATGAAAATATGCCGCGATGATTCTGGCGCACAAAAGGTTGATGCTAACGGAACTCAAGTGTGGCTAATTGGCGGTGGAACTCACGGACCTGGCGAAGGTTGGGAAATTGGTACCACCGAAAGCGGTTCTTCAGGATCGCCTCTTTTTGATCAAAACGGAAGGCTTATTGGCCAATTATATGCCGGACAATCTGCTTGCACTGGTATAGAAAACAATGGCGATTACGATATTTACGGAAGGTTTGGCGTTTCTTGGGATGGTGAAAACACCCCAGAAACAAGTTTAAAAGAATGGTTGGATCCAACAGGCACGGGACATACTACTGTTGAAACAATTCAAAACTTATTGAATACACAGGAATTTGAATTTATAGGCGATCTTAAAATTTATCCTAATCCTGCAAGTACAATGATAACTGTTATGAACAACCGTTATCCACATTTATCGTATGTGTTTTCCAACGTAATGGGTCAACGGATTCGTTCGGGATCTTTGTCCAACACAATGAATACGATTGCTGTGGACAATCTTTCGGATGGGGTTTACCTGCTTTATCTTATGGATGAAGACAGCAAGGATTCTATTACGAAAAAGATAATTATTAAAAGATAA
- a CDS encoding nucleotide pyrophosphohydrolase yields the protein MEIKNAQKAVDAWIQEHGVRYFNELTNMAQLTEEVGEVARIIARRYGEQSEKESDKNKDLGEELADVIFVILCLANQTGIDLEEAFNKKLDLKTKRDHDRHHGNEKLK from the coding sequence ATGGAAATCAAAAACGCACAAAAAGCAGTTGATGCTTGGATACAGGAACACGGAGTTCGCTACTTTAATGAACTGACCAATATGGCCCAACTTACGGAGGAAGTAGGCGAAGTAGCCAGAATAATAGCTCGTCGCTACGGCGAACAAAGCGAAAAAGAAAGCGACAAAAATAAAGATTTGGGCGAAGAGCTTGCAGATGTTATTTTTGTAATACTCTGCCTGGCCAACCAAACAGGGATTGATCTTGAAGAAGCTTTCAATAAAAAATTAGACCTTAAAACCAAACGCGACCACGACAGACATCATGGAAACGAAAAACTGAAATAA
- a CDS encoding T9SS-dependent choice-of-anchor J family protein produces MKKITLMAALFAGFAMTAQTTFFSDDFNDEDVSDWTLYDEDGDGNSWADIFEVTDTDGNPVTPVSLISRSWQSFPLTPDNWIVSPAIDLTTANGDVQLTWKVQAAAAEWDNENYSVYVATSSDLADLESATVTFTEVYDDPNDEGTQYERSLDLSSLAGETVYLAFRHHDVTDKDFLSIDDVMVTGVLAVGTNEFKGFKYSVANNQLSLSANTSIEKVAIYNMLGQQVVSQKLSSDNETVNLSGLQSGVYIATVSINGASKSFKIVKN; encoded by the coding sequence ATGAAAAAAATTACATTAATGGCCGCATTATTTGCTGGCTTTGCTATGACTGCACAGACAACCTTCTTTTCAGACGATTTCAATGATGAAGATGTTTCAGATTGGACCCTTTATGATGAAGATGGTGATGGAAACTCTTGGGCTGACATATTTGAAGTTACTGACACAGATGGAAATCCAGTTACACCAGTTTCTTTAATTTCTAGATCTTGGCAATCTTTTCCACTAACTCCAGATAACTGGATTGTTTCTCCAGCAATTGATTTGACAACTGCTAATGGAGACGTTCAATTAACTTGGAAAGTTCAGGCTGCAGCGGCTGAATGGGACAATGAAAATTATAGTGTATACGTTGCGACAAGCAGCGATCTTGCTGATTTAGAATCTGCAACTGTTACTTTTACTGAAGTTTATGATGATCCAAATGATGAAGGAACTCAATATGAGCGTTCATTAGATCTTTCAAGCTTGGCTGGAGAGACTGTTTATTTAGCTTTCAGACACCATGATGTTACAGATAAAGATTTCCTTTCTATTGATGATGTAATGGTTACTGGTGTTTTAGCTGTTGGAACAAACGAATTTAAAGGCTTCAAATACTCTGTTGCAAACAACCAATTAAGTCTTTCTGCTAACACTTCAATTGAAAAAGTTGCTATCTACAATATGTTAGGTCAGCAAGTAGTTTCACAAAAACTATCTAGCGATAACGAAACTGTAAATCTTTCTGGATTGCAATCTGGAGTTTACATTGCTACAGTTTCTATTAATGGAGCAAGCAAATCTTTTAAAATTGTAAAGAACTAA
- a CDS encoding polyprenyl synthetase family protein has protein sequence MKIVSRIKLPIETEMELFEKKFTASMSSKVSLLNRITHYVVNRKGKQMRPMFVFLIAKMTGNGEVNERTYRGASVIELIHTATLVHDDVVDDSNRRRGFFSINALWKNKIAVLVGDYLLSKGLLLSIDNDDFDLLKIISVAVREMSEGELLQIEKARKLDITEEVYFEIIRQKTATLIAACCAMGARSIMAPDEEVEKMRKFGELIGTAFQIKDDLFDYGNEHIGKPTGIDIKEQKMTLPLIYALNNATSEEKKWLINSVKNHNRDKKRVKEVITFVKENGGLDYAVAKMKEFQQEALQLLGTYPASPYKESLELMVNYVIDRKK, from the coding sequence ATGAAGATAGTTTCACGCATCAAACTTCCCATTGAAACCGAAATGGAGCTTTTTGAAAAAAAGTTCACTGCTTCCATGTCTTCAAAAGTGTCCCTCCTAAACCGAATCACCCATTATGTAGTAAACCGAAAAGGAAAGCAGATGCGGCCTATGTTCGTTTTTCTAATTGCGAAAATGACCGGAAATGGAGAGGTGAACGAACGTACTTATCGCGGAGCTTCCGTAATCGAACTTATACATACCGCAACTTTAGTGCACGACGATGTGGTGGACGATAGCAACCGTCGTCGTGGTTTCTTCTCCATAAATGCACTTTGGAAAAATAAGATCGCCGTTCTTGTTGGCGATTATTTACTTTCAAAAGGATTGCTACTTTCCATTGACAACGACGATTTTGATTTGCTAAAAATAATTTCCGTCGCCGTTCGCGAAATGAGCGAGGGTGAATTACTTCAAATTGAAAAAGCCCGAAAACTAGATATAACTGAAGAAGTTTATTTCGAAATAATCCGTCAAAAAACCGCAACTTTAATAGCTGCTTGTTGCGCAATGGGCGCCCGCTCCATAATGGCACCAGATGAAGAAGTAGAAAAAATGCGCAAGTTTGGTGAACTTATAGGTACAGCTTTTCAAATTAAAGATGATCTTTTCGATTACGGTAACGAACATATCGGTAAACCCACAGGTATAGATATTAAGGAGCAAAAAATGACGCTACCTTTAATATATGCCTTAAATAATGCTACTTCCGAAGAAAAAAAATGGCTTATCAATTCGGTTAAGAACCACAATAGGGACAAAAAACGCGTCAAGGAAGTCATTACTTTCGTAAAAGAAAACGGCGGTCTAGATTATGCCGTTGCAAAAATGAAGGAATTTCAACAAGAAGCCCTTCAACTTCTAGGAACCTATCCAGCTTCGCCCTACAAAGAATCGCTGGAGTTGATGGTTAATTATGTTATTGATAGAAAAAAGTAA
- a CDS encoding 3-phosphoshikimate 1-carboxyvinyltransferase: MKAILKRENFPSKNIEINISGSKSESNRMLILQAQFPSISIENLSESDDTKVLQEGLKTTKGIVDVHHAGTAMRFLTAYFAAKDGAEIILTGSQRMQERPIGILVDALKSLGAEIEYLKNEDFPPLKIIGKSLQKSEVKIEANVSSQYISALMLVAPMLPKGLKISLEGKTTSIPYIEMTLSLLKSIGIKGSFSNNEISIASVEKIEKTSLVIESDWSSASYFYSLVALSGEKKNFEIALSSFSKDSLQGDAALVQIYDSLGVRTVFDASNRTISLSKKNTELPDSLILDLSNTPDLAQTIAVTCFGLGISCKLTGLHTLKIKETDRLLALKNELEKLGATIQVDESSLNLEKSSKINSNITIETYQDHRMAMAFAPLSLKTNLTINNAEVVSKSYPNFWNDIQKTGVGLELMNFDV; the protein is encoded by the coding sequence ATGAAAGCCATTCTTAAACGCGAAAATTTTCCAAGTAAAAACATAGAAATCAACATCAGCGGTTCCAAAAGTGAATCGAATAGAATGTTGATTCTACAGGCGCAATTTCCAAGTATTTCAATAGAAAACCTTTCCGAAAGCGACGACACCAAAGTTTTACAAGAAGGTTTAAAAACTACAAAAGGAATTGTGGATGTGCATCACGCAGGAACCGCAATGCGTTTTCTCACTGCCTATTTCGCTGCAAAAGATGGAGCAGAAATAATCCTAACCGGAAGTCAGCGAATGCAGGAACGCCCAATTGGAATTTTGGTAGATGCTTTAAAAAGTCTTGGAGCGGAAATTGAATACCTTAAAAACGAAGACTTTCCGCCGTTAAAAATCATAGGAAAATCACTTCAGAAAAGTGAAGTGAAAATTGAGGCTAACGTTAGTAGCCAATACATTTCTGCGTTAATGCTGGTAGCACCAATGCTTCCGAAAGGTTTAAAAATTTCGTTGGAAGGAAAAACTACTTCAATTCCATATATTGAAATGACGCTTTCACTTCTAAAAAGTATCGGAATTAAAGGAAGTTTCAGTAATAATGAAATCTCTATTGCTTCAGTAGAAAAAATTGAGAAAACTTCTTTGGTTATAGAATCAGACTGGAGTTCGGCCTCTTATTTTTATAGTTTGGTGGCATTGTCTGGTGAAAAGAAAAATTTTGAAATAGCACTCAGTAGTTTTTCAAAAGATAGCTTACAAGGTGACGCAGCACTTGTTCAGATTTATGACTCTTTGGGTGTGCGAACTGTTTTTGATGCTTCAAATAGAACAATTTCTCTTTCAAAAAAGAACACGGAATTGCCAGATTCTTTAATTCTAGACTTATCAAACACTCCAGATTTGGCACAAACAATCGCCGTAACTTGTTTTGGGTTGGGCATTAGTTGCAAACTCACTGGTCTTCACACTTTAAAAATTAAAGAAACCGATAGACTTCTGGCTTTAAAGAATGAATTGGAGAAATTAGGAGCTACAATTCAAGTTGATGAAAGTTCGTTAAACCTTGAGAAATCTTCAAAAATCAATTCAAACATAACCATTGAAACTTACCAAGATCATAGAATGGCAATGGCATTTGCGCCACTTTCTTTAAAAACGAATCTTACAATTAACAATGCAGAGGTTGTTTCAAAATCATACCCGAACTTTTGGAACGATATTCAGAAAACGGGAGTTGGTTTAGAGTTAATGAATTTTGATGTTTAA
- the queA gene encoding tRNA preQ1(34) S-adenosylmethionine ribosyltransferase-isomerase QueA, with protein MKLSNFSFNLPEELLAEYPAPNRDESRLMVLNRKDKTIEHKTFKDIIDYFEEDDVLITNNTKVFPARLFGNKEKTGARIEVFLLRELNPETRLWDVLVDPARKIRIGNKLYFGDDETLVAEVIDNTTSRGRTLRFLFDGSYEEFRNKLTELGETPLPKYIKREVEPEDAERYQTIFAKNEGAVAAPTAGLHFSKHLLKRLEIKGVNIAEVTLHVGLGTFSSVEVEDLSKHKMDSEEMAILQDAVDIINTGIKRKKRVCAVGTTAMRAVESSVSSNHTLNAYAGWTNKFIFPPYDFSIANAMITNFHTPKSTLLMMVSAFAGHDFIKEAYAEAIKEKYNFYTYGDAMLII; from the coding sequence ATGAAACTTTCAAATTTCAGCTTTAACCTTCCAGAGGAATTATTGGCCGAATATCCAGCTCCAAACCGCGATGAATCTCGCTTGATGGTGCTAAACAGAAAAGATAAAACTATTGAACATAAAACATTCAAGGACATTATTGATTATTTTGAAGAAGATGATGTTTTAATAACCAACAATACCAAGGTTTTTCCAGCACGTTTGTTTGGAAATAAGGAAAAAACCGGTGCCAGAATAGAAGTTTTTCTTTTGAGAGAATTGAACCCTGAAACCCGTCTTTGGGACGTTTTGGTAGATCCAGCACGAAAAATTAGAATTGGTAACAAGTTGTATTTCGGCGATGACGAAACTCTTGTGGCAGAAGTTATAGACAATACAACTTCCAGAGGAAGAACACTTCGTTTTCTTTTTGATGGTTCTTATGAAGAATTCCGCAATAAATTGACAGAACTTGGTGAAACGCCACTTCCAAAATATATAAAAAGGGAAGTAGAGCCAGAAGATGCAGAGCGTTACCAAACTATTTTCGCTAAAAATGAAGGAGCTGTGGCTGCGCCAACCGCGGGTTTACACTTTTCAAAACACCTTTTAAAGCGTCTTGAAATTAAAGGAGTAAATATTGCTGAAGTTACACTTCACGTTGGTTTGGGAACTTTTAGCTCTGTTGAAGTGGAAGATCTTTCAAAACACAAAATGGATTCTGAAGAAATGGCTATCCTTCAAGATGCCGTAGATATTATAAATACAGGGATTAAAAGAAAAAAACGTGTTTGCGCAGTTGGAACTACTGCAATGCGCGCTGTGGAAAGTTCAGTTTCCTCAAACCATACCTTAAATGCATATGCTGGTTGGACGAATAAATTTATTTTCCCTCCCTATGATTTCAGTATTGCAAATGCGATGATTACGAACTTCCACACTCCAAAATCTACATTGTTGATGATGGTTTCAGCCTTTGCAGGTCATGATTTTATAAAGGAAGCTTATGCCGAAGCTATTAAAGAAAAATATAATTTTTACACGTATGGCGACGCCATGTTGATTATCTAA
- the rlmN gene encoding 23S rRNA (adenine(2503)-C(2))-methyltransferase RlmN, translating to MVSEKKDIRALSKEELRSFFVSIGDKAFRGTQVYEWLWSKGSHSFDEMTNLSKETREHLNENFVINHIKVDQIQKSNDGTIKNAVKLFDGLIVESVLIPTKKRTTACVSSQVGCSLDCSFCATARLKRMRNLNPDEIYDQVVTIDKESRLYHDKPLSNIVFMGMGEPLMNYKNVLESIEKITSDEGLGMSPKRIVVSTSGVPKMIKKLADDEVKFNLAVSLHSAIQETREQIMPFAKNFTLPDLRESLEYWYEKTNRKITYEYIVWKDINDKWEDIEALVTFCKYVPCKVNIIEYNPIDEGHFQQASSEIIDDYIEALEHYRIPVTVRRSRGKDIDAACGQLANKQ from the coding sequence ATGGTTTCAGAAAAAAAGGACATACGCGCGCTTTCAAAAGAAGAACTTAGAAGTTTTTTTGTTAGCATTGGCGACAAAGCTTTCCGCGGAACGCAAGTTTATGAATGGTTATGGAGCAAAGGCAGTCATAGTTTTGATGAAATGACCAACCTTTCAAAAGAAACCCGTGAGCATCTAAATGAAAACTTCGTAATCAACCATATTAAGGTAGATCAAATTCAAAAAAGTAATGACGGTACTATTAAAAATGCTGTAAAACTGTTTGACGGTTTAATTGTTGAATCGGTTTTAATTCCTACTAAAAAGAGGACCACGGCTTGCGTTTCCTCACAAGTTGGTTGTAGTCTGGATTGTTCTTTCTGTGCAACTGCTCGCTTAAAAAGAATGCGAAACTTAAATCCAGATGAAATTTATGACCAAGTAGTAACCATAGATAAAGAAAGCCGTTTGTATCACGATAAACCCCTTTCAAACATTGTATTTATGGGAATGGGCGAACCATTAATGAACTACAAAAACGTGCTGGAATCCATCGAGAAAATAACGTCTGATGAAGGTTTGGGAATGTCTCCAAAACGTATTGTAGTTTCAACTTCTGGTGTTCCAAAGATGATAAAAAAGTTGGCTGATGATGAAGTAAAATTCAATCTTGCCGTTTCATTACATTCCGCCATTCAAGAAACGCGTGAGCAGATTATGCCATTCGCCAAAAATTTTACATTACCAGATTTACGTGAGTCGTTGGAGTATTGGTATGAAAAAACCAATCGAAAAATAACCTATGAATATATTGTTTGGAAAGACATAAATGATAAGTGGGAAGACATTGAAGCGCTCGTTACTTTCTGTAAATATGTGCCTTGCAAAGTAAATATTATTGAATACAATCCAATAGACGAGGGCCATTTTCAGCAAGCATCTTCAGAAATAATTGATGATTACATTGAAGCCTTAGAACACTACAGAATTCCAGTAACCGTGCGCCGAAGCAGAGGTAAAGACATTGATGCCGCCTGCGGACAGTTGGCAAATAAACAATAA